From Paenibacillus sp. FSL H8-0537:
CAGCCATAAGCTGTTCCAGCCCTTTGCAAATACTAGACTCAGCTTAACCGTTGCATCCGGGCTGATTTCCTCTATTACATTCGAACGAAAGACTAACTCGCCGTTGAAATATAGCCTTACAGGACCAAGGCAGCGCACGTTAATATCCAAGCTGCGCTCCTCATCGCTCCATACGAGCCCTGCTCCATAGCTCAGCTGCCCAGCTTTGGCCTCTGGAAAGCGTAAAGCCAAATCCAGTTCATACAGCCCTTCTGCATTTTGCAAAACGCCATTTTTGTTAAAAGCGCGGAAAATAAATCCCGCCTGCGGATTCGCACCAACATAACGGTCGGCCAGCAGCTTCAAAATGGCGCTATCTTTGTCGCCAAAACGATGCTGTGCACTTTCCTCTGTTTGAAAATAAATCGACATCGAATGATCACAAATCCTTTCCATGGCGTAGCTTGCTATTGGTTAATCTATGCGACGAAAAAAATGATTAGGTATAGCGCTTAACTTAGTGAAAATGAACCGCGCTTGCGACTGCCAGTCAACTGGCAATCTACATTACGCGGCATTGAAATTTTAACCTTATGCAGACATTATAGCTGAAAGCGCTTCATCTTGTCATCTCTTTTTTAAGTATAGCGTTCCACTTTTAATTTCGATCGTTATTTATGAATTCGCCTGAACAATGAAATCGACCATCGAACGCGCCGTAACGCGGCTATCACTCGTTTCCACGCCCGTGCTTGCGTCTGCATTGAAATCTCCTAGATGATGCGGAATAAACGTTACTGTCTTAACCGTTCCCGGCAGCAAATCAAAGAAATTATCACTAAAGCGGCCTTCACGCTCGCAAGTCAGCCAAACGCCTTTAGCAAGCGTATTCGTCTCCAGCGTCCACTGGGTACAGCCATCGTGCTCGGATTCTGTTATTTTCAGTTCGGCATGGGCTAGCGTGATATCCTTCATTGGCTCAAAATAATGCAGCTCGCTTGACAGAGTACGTCCATCCGATTCATCCAGCAGCTCTGCCAGCAATACGCTTGCTGCGGTGTTGGCAGCTCCAAGCAGTTCGGAGCGCTGAAGCGTCAGCACATTAGCCGCACCGTTTGCGTCTACGCGGACAGGAGCACTTTGCTCTCCCAGCAGCTCGCCGCTAAAGCTGTACAATCGCAGACGCAGCTGGCCTTGTACGGGAACAAGCTGATCGGATACGATGTGGAAGCTGATTTCCCCCTCTTCCTTGCGATCGTTTACCGACAGCAGGCAGTCTGCGAAGCTTCTTGCAGCATAATATTGCAGCGCCTTCCAGCGCCCGTAATAGTCCATGCCCGCCCAGGAGGCTACAGGCCAGCAATCATTCATCTGCCAATACAAGGAGCCCATGCAATACGGCTTGCGGCGGCGATGCGCTTCAATAGCCGTTTTCATCGCTTCCGCCTGCAAAATTTGGCTCATATACAAAAACGCCGGAAAATCCTTCGGCTCGGACATATACATCTCCATATATTGCTTAATGAGACGGTTGCCGGCGCCATTTTTCTGATGGGCAAGCATGACGGTGGATTCCAGCTCCATATCCGCCTCTTCCGCATAGCTGCGAACCGATTTGTACTCGGGGAACGACTGGAAGCCATATTCGCTCATGAAGCGCCCGACATAACGATTATAGTTTTCAAATGGCTCTACATTATGCCACACGCCCCAATAATGAATATCTCCGCTAGTCGAGGACGAATCCGAGTGCTGCGTAAGGTCGCCGGTCAGATCAACCATTGGCGAGGAAGGCCAATAATCGATTCCTACCGTCAAGGACGCTACAGCTTCAGGTAAAATACGATGGAAAATCGCCTCATAGTCTGCCCATAGCTTCGTTTGCTGCTCCTGCGTGAACTCCTTTTTCCAGCCCCAGCCGCCATCTGGAATAAAATGCGACCATGCGGTATCGATCTCATTATTGCCACACCATAAAGCAATCGATGGATGATTGCGCAGCCGTTTAATGTTATCCTCAGCTTCCAGCTGCACGCTGCGAAGGAACGCTTCGTCTCCCGGATACATGCTGCATGCAAACATGAAATCCTGCCACACGAGCAGGCCATACTCATCACAAAGCTCATAAAAGGCTTTTTCCTCGTAAAAGCCCCCGCCCCAGACGCGAAGCATGTTCATATTCGATTGTACGGCGCTTACGATTTCATGTTTATAACGGTCGTAGCCGACTCTCGTCGTGAAGCTGTCATTCGGAATATGATTCGCTCCCTTGGCGAAAACCTGAACGCCATTCAGCTCCATATAAAAGGAAGTGCCAACCTCGCCTTTCTGCCTAACGAGACGGATCGTGCGAAGTCCGGTCGTCACCTTCTGCGAATCATATCGCACCTCGTTATTGCTTTGCCAGCATTCGATCTGGAACGTATACAGCTCTGGATTGCCGAGACCTCTGCACCACCACAGCTGCGGATTTTCAACTTCAAATGGAATTTCAATCGTCTGTTTGCCTGCGGCTAAAGAAGCAGAATGCCCACTAAACATGCCTTTATCGGATGATGCCAGCTTCAGCATGACATCGCATTCGCGTTCGGCTTCCAGCTCAACGACGGCTGTAAGCTTCGCCAGCTCCGCCCCTACCTCATCCTGACGAATATATACATCGGTGATCCTGACATAGGACCAGCCCTCCAAATATACAGGACGCCAAATACCGCTCGTTACGAAGCGCGGACCCCAGTCCCAACCATAATGGTAGGGCGCTTTGCGGGCAAAAATGCTAATTTTCTGATGGTCAAGTCCGCCGACCTCGGATTGATCATTTGGTGCTGGCAGCGCATAACCAAGCTGAGCCAGCTTCGGCAAATCTTCTTTAATTGGCGAGCGGAACAGAACACGCAGCTCATTGTCGCCAGCTGTTACCATGTCCGTGACATCCACTCTCCATGTGCGGAACATATTATCTGCAGCCAGTACATGCGCTCCATTCAAATACACATCCGCATACGTATCAAGCCCCTCGAATACAAGCTCCTGCTTCGCCCCAGCAAGCTGCTCCGGTGAAGGCTGAAAGCTCGATACATATTCCCAGTCTTGTTTGTCCACCCACTGCGCGTCCTTCTCATTTGTTCCATAGAATGGATTTGTCAGCTTGCCATTTTGAATTAAATCCGTATGTACACAGCCTGGCACGACAGCCGGCAGCCATTCTCCTTGATTTTTTTCCTTGAAATTCCAATTCCCAATCATCCATTGCTCTTTCATCGTATCCTCCTGAAAATGAAAAAAGTCAGTTAAACACATGAAACCTTACTCCGGAGACTGAGCCGCCGAAGCAAGGTTGCCATGCATTTTACCGCTAATAAATTTATCGTTAATTCTACTTATTGCTATTAGTAGCCCAAAGCTGTTTTAGCTTCTTTCCATTTTGCATTCAGCTTGTCGAAAGCTGCTTGCAGATCGTCAGCAACCAGATACTCTTGTACATAGTTGCCAGTACCGATGCCGATTTGCGCTTTATTGGCAATTTCATTGAATTTCGGATCTGTTGCTTCGCTTTCCAGCAGTGTTGGGTTAGTTGCTTGGAACTCAGCCAATTGAGCAATTGTCGACTGTGCCGACTTGTCGATTGGCATGAATCCGGATTGCTCTACATAACCGGACTCTTTCACGAAGAAGTTGACCCAAGCTGTCGCAAGCTCTTTGTTTTTGCTGTCTTTGCTTACGCCAACCAAATAATCCGAACCAAGCGGTGCATTGTATTTGCCGCTATTGTCGTATGGAAGCGGGAAGAAGCCAATGTCGTCTGACGATGCGCCAGCGCCTACGATTTGTGGAATGACCCAGTTGCCAAGGAAGTACATAGCCGCTTTACCCGATGCAACCTCGCCTTTCGACATTTCCCAGTTGTTTGTCGACAGATCTTTTTCAACCCAGCCTTTTTCAATGAAAGTACGGCCGATGTTGGCAAGAATACCCCAAGCGTTGTCCACTTTGAATGGTGCTTTATCTGTTACGAGCTTGGATACAAACTGCGGATCGCCCGCAACGTACCATGCAGAGCCGTCACCCCAGTTGCCCATTGGCCATTGTGCGCCATAGTTCATATAAAGCGGAATGATGCCTGCAGCTTTCAGCTTCTCCGCATCCGCATACAGCTCATCAAGCGTAGTTGGAACTTTGTCGATGCCTGCTGCTGCAAAAGCTTTTTTGTTATACACGATCCCTTGCGTATTTACGCCAGTCGACAATCCATAACGTTTGCCATCGAACAGCGACAGGTCAGCGAAAAAAGTATTAGTGAAAAAATCATCCGGCAGCGGTTCAAAATATTTCGGATATTCCGATACGGCAAGTCCAGCTGGAAGCATCAATACGTCGCCCGCTTCGCCCGTTGTTAGGCGAACTTGGATGTCTGTTGCATAGTTGGTCAAGCCTTCAAACTCAATTTCAGCTTTCGGATATTTTTCTTTAAAAGCTGCTGCATATTTATCTAGCGTCCCATCGTTGAGAAAATCGGTACGATGCGTCAAAACTTTAATTTTGCCGCTCAGCTCGCTAGCTGCGCTTGCTTCTGGGCTGGCAGCGGAATCGCTAGGGCTTGCAGAAGCTGCTGGAGCGCTTTCTGCTGGTGCATTATTGCCGCCACAGGCAGCGAGAATGGTAGTCATTAATAAAATTGCGGAAGATAAAGCCAAGCCTTTTTTCATTTTGTTACCCCCTGAGTCATATTTGGTATCGCTTACATCGTAATCATATACGCTCTGAAAACAAAATAATATGACGCTGTTTTGTTTTTATTGTCATGAATTATGCTAACAGCGTCATCTTTTGTTAGTTTGCTTAGCTGCGGCGCAGAAAAGCATATTCCGCCTGCTCCATCAACTCAAGATTGCGGCTGATCAGCTCGGTACGCTGCTCCACGCTTGCGCGGGAACGCAGATGATCCGGCGGCGTTTGCAACACATAATCCACCAGTTGGTCAATGCTCGTTACAGCTGCATGAACCCTTGTATCGGAGGAAGCGTAATAAATGTACACTTTGCCGCCCGGGAGCTGGACGGCGCCATTACAAAATACAACATTAGATACATCGCCTATCCGCTCAATTCCTTCTGGTGCTAGCAAATGTCCACCCGGCGCATACGTAACTTTGCTCGGGTCATTCAGATCCGTCATAAAAGCATACAATACGTAACGCAAGCCTGCCGCTGTATTGCGCACACCGTGAGCAATATGCAGCCAGCCATCAGCCGTCTTGAGCGGTGCTGGCCCCTGTCCATTTTTCACTTCTTTAATCGTATGATAAAGCTTGCAGTCGACGATTGTTTCTTCGGCGATGACAGCCGGATTCATACTCTCCGACAATCCCCAGCCGATACCGCCGCCTGCTCCGGTATTAATGAAACCGTCCTGAGGACGTGTATAAAAAGCATATTTACCATCGACAAATTCAGGATGCAGCACCACATTTCGCTGCTGAGGCGACGGGGAAACAAGATCTGGCAGGCGCTCCCACGTGCGCAAATCCTTCGTGCGGGCAATGCCGCCCTGGGCAACCGCGCTTGACGTATCGCCAGCTGGTGCCTCCGGATCTTTACGCTCGGTGCAGAACAGGCCGTATATCCAGCCGTCCTCATGCTTCACAAGCCGCATATCATACACATTAATATCTGGTTCTTCCGTTTCCGGCAGCAATACCGGATAATCCCAGAAGCGGAAGCCTTCTGCGGGAGAATCACTTTCGGCAACGGCGAAAAAGGATTTGCGATCTGCCCCTTCTACGCGAACCATTAAATAAAACTTGCCACCGAGCTCAATGGCTCCTGGATTGAAAGCGGCATTTACACTGATCCGCTCCATTAAATACGGATTGGTCTCCGGGTCCAAATCATAACGCCAGTATAGAGGCGTGTGCTCATTCGTAATAACGGGATGCTCAAATCTTGCAAATACACCATTTGATTGCTGAACTTGTTTATTAGGCGCATGAAGCAGCTGCTCATGCCGTTCCGATATTGCTTTAAGCTGTTCCAACCATTGATTCATAAGGGCCTCCTAATGATTGATTTCGAATTTATTTATGTTCATTAATTATTAATGCCATTAATCTTAATTCGTTCTAAGCGCTCGATAGCTTCGAAGCAGGCCCGGCTGTTGTGGTACGGGCATTTCCATGTATCGATTTTAGGATAGTTTTCGTCCGCAACACCTTCGCGGGATACTTGCCAGTGCCATTCGCCCGTTTCCTTGTTGGATACGAAAGCCGTAATAAACTGCCAGCTGCTCCACGCCGCATCCAAATACCGCTGCTCCTGCGTCAGCTCATAAGCATTTAGAAAACCAACCATCGCTTCCGCCTGCGGCCACCAATCCTTCGCTGCATCCAGATGTCCGTCTCCATCGGCCTCATTATAAATGCCGCCATCCGCATCTACGCCCTCGGCAAGCGTGGCGTGCGCCATTTGAACAGCTGCTTTTCTTACGCGCTCCTCAAGTGCTTGATCGCCCAGCACTTCAGCCGCTTCCCACAGCAGCCAGCTTCCTTCGATGTCATGGCCGTATGAGATATGACGGGATTTGGAGTTCCATGCATCATCAAAAAACAGCTTAAAATGATGGTTTTGGGGATCAATGATATAATCCAGATGCAGCTCAATAAGCGTCTTCAGCTTGTCGCGAAGCCCCTCCGGCCTCCAAACTCGATACAAATTCGTATAAGCTTCCAGCACATGCAAATGCGTATTCATCGATTTCCGCTCATTGAGATCCTTGCCGCTGAGACTCAAATCGTCCGTTTCCTGCCAGTTT
This genomic window contains:
- a CDS encoding AGE family epimerase/isomerase, coding for MSNVTGTQNMLDIAEWQNSLTEEVREQILGFWMKHAVDEKNGGFIGYMASDGAVSEDADKGLVLNARILWSFSSAYRTYKEAPYLEMAERALDALREHFHDQEHGGLYWMVDKDGQPVQTKKQVYGQAFVIYALAEYVRATGKQDVLPWAEEIYRLLEKHAFDPVHLGYIEALAQNWQETDDLSLSGKDLNERKSMNTHLHVLEAYTNLYRVWRPEGLRDKLKTLIELHLDYIIDPQNHHFKLFFDDAWNSKSRHISYGHDIEGSWLLWEAAEVLGDQALEERVRKAAVQMAHATLAEGVDADGGIYNEADGDGHLDAAKDWWPQAEAMVGFLNAYELTQEQRYLDAAWSSWQFITAFVSNKETGEWHWQVSREGVADENYPKIDTWKCPYHNSRACFEAIERLERIKINGINN
- a CDS encoding extracellular solute-binding protein, translating into MKKGLALSSAILLMTTILAACGGNNAPAESAPAASASPSDSAASPEASAASELSGKIKVLTHRTDFLNDGTLDKYAAAFKEKYPKAEIEFEGLTNYATDIQVRLTTGEAGDVLMLPAGLAVSEYPKYFEPLPDDFFTNTFFADLSLFDGKRYGLSTGVNTQGIVYNKKAFAAAGIDKVPTTLDELYADAEKLKAAGIIPLYMNYGAQWPMGNWGDGSAWYVAGDPQFVSKLVTDKAPFKVDNAWGILANIGRTFIEKGWVEKDLSTNNWEMSKGEVASGKAAMYFLGNWVIPQIVGAGASSDDIGFFPLPYDNSGKYNAPLGSDYLVGVSKDSKNKELATAWVNFFVKESGYVEQSGFMPIDKSAQSTIAQLAEFQATNPTLLESEATDPKFNEIANKAQIGIGTGNYVQEYLVADDLQAAFDKLNAKWKEAKTALGY
- a CDS encoding glycoside hydrolase family 2 protein encodes the protein MKEQWMIGNWNFKEKNQGEWLPAVVPGCVHTDLIQNGKLTNPFYGTNEKDAQWVDKQDWEYVSSFQPSPEQLAGAKQELVFEGLDTYADVYLNGAHVLAADNMFRTWRVDVTDMVTAGDNELRVLFRSPIKEDLPKLAQLGYALPAPNDQSEVGGLDHQKISIFARKAPYHYGWDWGPRFVTSGIWRPVYLEGWSYVRITDVYIRQDEVGAELAKLTAVVELEAERECDVMLKLASSDKGMFSGHSASLAAGKQTIEIPFEVENPQLWWCRGLGNPELYTFQIECWQSNNEVRYDSQKVTTGLRTIRLVRQKGEVGTSFYMELNGVQVFAKGANHIPNDSFTTRVGYDRYKHEIVSAVQSNMNMLRVWGGGFYEEKAFYELCDEYGLLVWQDFMFACSMYPGDEAFLRSVQLEAEDNIKRLRNHPSIALWCGNNEIDTAWSHFIPDGGWGWKKEFTQEQQTKLWADYEAIFHRILPEAVASLTVGIDYWPSSPMVDLTGDLTQHSDSSSTSGDIHYWGVWHNVEPFENYNRYVGRFMSEYGFQSFPEYKSVRSYAEEADMELESTVMLAHQKNGAGNRLIKQYMEMYMSEPKDFPAFLYMSQILQAEAMKTAIEAHRRRKPYCMGSLYWQMNDCWPVASWAGMDYYGRWKALQYYAARSFADCLLSVNDRKEEGEISFHIVSDQLVPVQGQLRLRLYSFSGELLGEQSAPVRVDANGAANVLTLQRSELLGAANTAASVLLAELLDESDGRTLSSELHYFEPMKDITLAHAELKITESEHDGCTQWTLETNTLAKGVWLTCEREGRFSDNFFDLLPGTVKTVTFIPHHLGDFNADASTGVETSDSRVTARSMVDFIVQANS
- a CDS encoding glycosidase; translation: MNQWLEQLKAISERHEQLLHAPNKQVQQSNGVFARFEHPVITNEHTPLYWRYDLDPETNPYLMERISVNAAFNPGAIELGGKFYLMVRVEGADRKSFFAVAESDSPAEGFRFWDYPVLLPETEEPDINVYDMRLVKHEDGWIYGLFCTERKDPEAPAGDTSSAVAQGGIARTKDLRTWERLPDLVSPSPQQRNVVLHPEFVDGKYAFYTRPQDGFINTGAGGGIGWGLSESMNPAVIAEETIVDCKLYHTIKEVKNGQGPAPLKTADGWLHIAHGVRNTAAGLRYVLYAFMTDLNDPSKVTYAPGGHLLAPEGIERIGDVSNVVFCNGAVQLPGGKVYIYYASSDTRVHAAVTSIDQLVDYVLQTPPDHLRSRASVEQRTELISRNLELMEQAEYAFLRRS